A genomic region of Zalophus californianus isolate mZalCal1 chromosome 1, mZalCal1.pri.v2, whole genome shotgun sequence contains the following coding sequences:
- the LOC113915892 gene encoding uncharacterized protein LOC113915892: MPTRREAGGSELPAKAQERRLQRRAGLGGWGPAALHPPPLAPAACCGACRIGPPKPEAGGNRRKVARVRGGAGTIPSPRTRRGSRGSPRRLTSGALPCAPRSGSQATAPSASGAAGKLLLLGCWRQTRGDHGRPQVHGGRCNAEGAWGFRPRSREAGKQPSPYLSGWGDTGRAPFPGVPDRKITTKGGPGKSSGWLQDKEEINKWCYIEENDHESFIHSANICVHDVPGTRQGALCRYRSGMGICDPILANEIGEQGLWKSLDLFKR; the protein is encoded by the exons ATGCCAACCCGCAGGGAAGCCGGCGGGAGTGAGTTACCGGCCAAGGCCCAGGAGCGGAGACTGCAGAGGCGTGCGGGGCTCGGCGGCTGGGGGCCCGCTGCTCTCCACCCACCGCCGCTCGCTCCAGCCGCCTGCTGCGGCGCCTGCCGCATCGGGCCGCCGAAGCCCGAGGCCGGCGGAAACCGGAGGAAGGTGGCCCGGGTCAGGGGCGGCGCGGGCACGATTCCTTCTCCACGGACCAGGCGTGGGAGCCGCGGGAGTCCAAGGCGCCTGACGAGCGGTGCGCTACCCTGCGCGCCCCGGTCCGGGTCCCAGGCGACTGCGCCGAGCGCCTCCGGAGCCGCGGGGAAACTCCTCCTGCTCGGCTGCTGGCGCCAGACGCGCGGTGACCACGGCCGCCCCCAAGTTCACGGAGGAAGGTGCAATGCAGAGGGAGCCTGGGGGTTCCGTCCCCGGAGCAGGGAGGCGGGAAAGCAGCCGAGCCCGTACCTTTCGGGCTGGGGGGACACCGGCCGCGCGCCCTTCCCGGGCGTCCCGGACAGGAAAATCACCACGAAGGGAGGGCCGGGGAAAAGCAGCGGGTGGCTTCAGGACAAG gaagaaatcaataaatggtgttatatagaagaaaatgaccacgaatcattcattcactcagcaaatatttgtgtcCACGATGTGCCAGGCACAAGGCAAGGAGCACTCTGCAGATACAG GTCAGGAATGGGCATTTGCGACCCAATTCTTGCCAATGAGATAGGAGAGCAAGGCCTTTGGAAAAGTCTTGAtctcttcaaaagatga